In Glycine max cultivar Williams 82 chromosome 7, Glycine_max_v4.0, whole genome shotgun sequence, a single window of DNA contains:
- the LOC100819536 gene encoding 5'-adenylylsulfate reductase 3, chloroplastic, with translation MALAFTSSISAPTSTFPSSEPKLPQIGSIRISERPIGGAVNFNLSQRRSLVKPVNAEPPRKDSIVPLAATTIVASASETKEEDFEQIASDLDNASPLEIMDRALDKFGNDIAIAFSGAEDVALIEYAKLTGRPFRVFSLDTGRLNPETYQLFDAVEKHYGIRIEYMFPDAVEVQALVRSKGLFSFYEDGHQECCRVRKVRPLRRALKGLRAWITGQRKDQSPGTRSEIPVVQVDPVFEGMDGGIGSLVKWNPVANVKGHDIWNFLRTMNVPVNSLHAKGYVSIGCEPCTRPVLPGQHEREGRWWWEDAKAKECGLHKGNVKQQKEEDVNGNGLSQSHANGDATTVPDIFNSPNVVNLSRTGIENLAKLEDRKEPWLVVLYAPWCPYCQAMEESYVDLADKLAGSTGMKVGKFRADGEQKEFAKSELQLGSFPTILFFPKHSSRPTIKYPSEKRDVDSLMAFVNALR, from the exons ATGGCCCTCGCTTTCACTTCTTCAATTTCCGCACCAACTTCCACCTTCCCATCATCGGAACCCAAAC ttCCGCAAATTGGGTCAATTAGGATTTCGGAGAGGCCCATTGGAGGCGCCGTTAATTTCAATTTATCTCAAAGACGGAGCTTGGTAAAGCCCGTTAACGCCGAACCTCCACGCAAGGATTCCATTGTTCCTCTCGCAGCAACAACCATCGTTGCTTCTGCTTCTG AGACGAAAGAGGAAGATTTTGAACAGATAGCCAGTGATCTCGACAATGCTTCACCTCTTGAAATCATGGATAGAGCCCTCGACAAATTCGGCAACGACATAGCTATTGCCTtcag TGGTGCTGAAGATGTTGCTTTGATTGAGTATGCGAAATTGACGGGTCGACCCTTTAGGGTTTTCAGTTTGGACACTGGGAGACTGAACCCAGAAACTTATCAACTTTTTGATGCGGTTGAGAAGCATTATGGAATTCGCATTGAGTACATGTTCCCTGATGCTGTTGAGGTTCAGGCATTGGTGAGGAGTAAGGGGTTATTCTCTTTCTACGAGGATGGGCACCAAGAGTGTTGCAGGGTGAGAAAGGTGAGGCCTTTAAGGAGGGCCCTTAAGGGTCTCAGAGCATGGATAACTGGTCAGAGGAAAGACCAGTCACCTGGTACTAGGTCTGAAATACCGGTTGTTCAGGTTGATCCGGTTTTTGAGGGAATGGATGGTGGAATTGGAAGCTTGGTGAAGTGGAACCCTGTTGCAAATGTGAAGGGCCATGACATATGGAACTTCCTTAGGACCATGAATGTGCCTGTGAATTCCTTGCATGCAAAAGGATATGTTTCCATTGGGTGTGAGCCCTGCACTAGGCCTGTTTTACCTGGGCAACATGAAAGGGAAGGGAGGTGGTGGTGGGAGGATGCCAAAGCTAAGGAATGTGGTCTTCACAAAGGAAATGTAAAGCAGCAGAAAGAGGAGGATGTTAATGGAAATGGGCTATCCCAATCCCATGCAAATGGTGATGCTACCACTGTGCCTGACATTTTCAACAGCCCGAATGTAGTTAACTTGAGCAGGACTGGAATTGAGAATTTGGCAAAATTGGAGGACCGAAAGGAACCATGGCTTGTTGTGCTTTATGCACCATGGTGCCCCTACTGCCAG GCTATGGAGGAATCTTATGTTGACTTAGCAGACAAGTTAGCAGGGTCAACAGGGATGAAGGTTGGAAAATTTAGAGCAGATGGAGAACAGAAAGAATTTGCAAAGAGTGAACTGCAATTGGGAAGCTTCCCTACGATATTATTTTTCCCAAAGCATTCGTCTCGGCCAACAATAAAGTATCCCTCAGAAAAGAGAGATGTTGATTCCTTGATGGCATTTGTAAATGCCTTAAGATGA
- the LOC100776067 gene encoding glucan endo-1,3-beta-glucosidase 1 isoform X1: protein MANSKLNIILIHILFLSFSSFAEALDSQLKQQNQDEEERVPFVGVNIGTDVSNLPAASDLVAFLQLQKITHVRVYDANQDILKALSGTKIRVIISVPNNQLLAIGSSNSTAASWIDRNVVAYYPQTLVSGISVGDEVLTSVPSSAPLILPALESLYNALVASNLHQQIKVSTPHAASIILDPFPPSQAYFNQSLVSVILPLLQFLSRTGSPLMMNLYPYYVFMQNKGVVPLDNALFKPLTPNKEMVDPNTLLHYTNVLDAMVDAAYFSMKNLNITDVVVLVTETGWPAKGDSKEPYATKDNADTYNSNLIRHVFDRSGTPLHPETTSSVFIYELFNEDLRSPPLSEANWGLFYGNTTPAYLLHVSGIGTFLANDTTNQTYCIAMDGFDSKTLQAALDWACGPGRANCSEIQPGESCFQPNNVKNHASYAFDSYYQKEGKAQGSCDFKGVAMITTTDPSHGSCIFPGSKKVSNKTKEVVNSTISSNAGEKLRFKTFNSIKISAIGNILHILLAAYLPTLLLVLL from the exons ATGGCAAACTCTAAGCTGAATATCATTCTCATTCACATTCTCTTCCTCTCTTTCTCCTCCTTCG CAGAAGCATTAGATTCCCAGCTTAAGCAACAAAACCAAGACGAAGAAGAGAGGGTTCCATTCGTGGGCGTGAACATCGGCACCGACGTCTCGAACCTTCCAGCAGCCTCGGACCTGGTCGCGTTCCTTCAACTGCAGAAGATAACACACGTTCGCGTCTACGATGCGAACCAGGACATCCTCAAAGCCCTGTCGGGGACCAAGATTCGCGTCATCATCAGCGTCCCAAACAACCAGCTCCTGGCGATTGGTTCCTCCAACTCCACCGCGGCCTCCTGGATCGACCGAAACGTCGTCGCTTACTACCCCCAAACCCTCGTCAGCGGAATCTCCGTCGGCGACGAGGTTCTGACCAGCGTCCCCTCCTCCGCCCCCCTCATTCTCCCTGCCCTCGAGTCCCTCTACAACGCCCTCGTCGCCTCCAACCTCCACCAACAAATCAAGGTCTCAACCCCTCACGCTGCTTCCATCATTCTCGACCCTTTCCCTCCCTCTCAGGCTTACTTCAACCAATCCCTCGTTTCCGTTATTCTCCCTCTCCTTCAGTTCCTTTCACGAACCGGTTCCCCTCTCATGATGAACCTTTACCCCTACTACGTCTTCATGCAGAACAAAGGTGTGGTTCCTCTCGACAATGCTCTCTTCAAACCCCTCACTCCTAATAAGGAAATGGTCGACCCCAACACCTTGCTTCACTACACCAACGTCCTCGACGCTATGGTCGACGCCGCTTATTTCTCCATGAAGAACCTTAATATCACCGATGTTGTTGTTCTTGTCACCGAAACTGGCTGGCCTGCCAAGGGTGATTCTAAGGAACCTTATGCTACCAAGGACAATGCTGATACTTATAACTCCAATTTGATTAGGCATGTCTTTGATCGCAGTGGAACCCCTTTGCATCCTGAGACTACTTCCAGTGTGTTTATATATGAATTGTTTAATGAGGACTTAAGGTCTCCGCCGCTGTCGGAGGCGAATTGGGGTTTGTTTTATGGGAACACTACGCCGGCTTATCTGCTTCATGTGTCTGGAATTGGGACTTTTTTGGCCAATGATACCACCAATCAGACATACTGCATTGCCATGGATGGGTTTGATTCTAAGACGTTGCAGGCCGCGCTGGATTGGGCGTGTGGACCAGGCCGAGCCAATTGTTCCGAGATTCAGCCTGGAGAGAGTTGTTTCCAGCCTAATAATGTGAAGAACCATGCTTCTTATGCGTTTGATAGCTATTACCAGAAAGAAGGCAAGGCTCAGGGGTCTTGTGACTTCAAAGGAGTGGCTATGATCACCACCACTGATCCCA GTCACGGGAGCTGTATATTTCCTGGAAG CAAGAAAGTGAGCAACAAGACAAAGGAAGTGGTGAACTCTACTATATCAAGCAATGCAGGGGAGAAGTTGAGGTTCAAAACCTTTAACAGCATCAAAATAAGTGCAATTGGCAACATTTTGCACATTTTATTGGCTGCATATCTCCCTACTTTGTTGTTAGTCCTTTTATGA
- the LOC100776067 gene encoding glucan endo-1,3-beta-glucosidase 1 isoform X2: MANSKLNIILIHILFLSFSSFEALDSQLKQQNQDEEERVPFVGVNIGTDVSNLPAASDLVAFLQLQKITHVRVYDANQDILKALSGTKIRVIISVPNNQLLAIGSSNSTAASWIDRNVVAYYPQTLVSGISVGDEVLTSVPSSAPLILPALESLYNALVASNLHQQIKVSTPHAASIILDPFPPSQAYFNQSLVSVILPLLQFLSRTGSPLMMNLYPYYVFMQNKGVVPLDNALFKPLTPNKEMVDPNTLLHYTNVLDAMVDAAYFSMKNLNITDVVVLVTETGWPAKGDSKEPYATKDNADTYNSNLIRHVFDRSGTPLHPETTSSVFIYELFNEDLRSPPLSEANWGLFYGNTTPAYLLHVSGIGTFLANDTTNQTYCIAMDGFDSKTLQAALDWACGPGRANCSEIQPGESCFQPNNVKNHASYAFDSYYQKEGKAQGSCDFKGVAMITTTDPSHGSCIFPGSKKVSNKTKEVVNSTISSNAGEKLRFKTFNSIKISAIGNILHILLAAYLPTLLLVLL; encoded by the exons ATGGCAAACTCTAAGCTGAATATCATTCTCATTCACATTCTCTTCCTCTCTTTCTCCTCCTTCG AAGCATTAGATTCCCAGCTTAAGCAACAAAACCAAGACGAAGAAGAGAGGGTTCCATTCGTGGGCGTGAACATCGGCACCGACGTCTCGAACCTTCCAGCAGCCTCGGACCTGGTCGCGTTCCTTCAACTGCAGAAGATAACACACGTTCGCGTCTACGATGCGAACCAGGACATCCTCAAAGCCCTGTCGGGGACCAAGATTCGCGTCATCATCAGCGTCCCAAACAACCAGCTCCTGGCGATTGGTTCCTCCAACTCCACCGCGGCCTCCTGGATCGACCGAAACGTCGTCGCTTACTACCCCCAAACCCTCGTCAGCGGAATCTCCGTCGGCGACGAGGTTCTGACCAGCGTCCCCTCCTCCGCCCCCCTCATTCTCCCTGCCCTCGAGTCCCTCTACAACGCCCTCGTCGCCTCCAACCTCCACCAACAAATCAAGGTCTCAACCCCTCACGCTGCTTCCATCATTCTCGACCCTTTCCCTCCCTCTCAGGCTTACTTCAACCAATCCCTCGTTTCCGTTATTCTCCCTCTCCTTCAGTTCCTTTCACGAACCGGTTCCCCTCTCATGATGAACCTTTACCCCTACTACGTCTTCATGCAGAACAAAGGTGTGGTTCCTCTCGACAATGCTCTCTTCAAACCCCTCACTCCTAATAAGGAAATGGTCGACCCCAACACCTTGCTTCACTACACCAACGTCCTCGACGCTATGGTCGACGCCGCTTATTTCTCCATGAAGAACCTTAATATCACCGATGTTGTTGTTCTTGTCACCGAAACTGGCTGGCCTGCCAAGGGTGATTCTAAGGAACCTTATGCTACCAAGGACAATGCTGATACTTATAACTCCAATTTGATTAGGCATGTCTTTGATCGCAGTGGAACCCCTTTGCATCCTGAGACTACTTCCAGTGTGTTTATATATGAATTGTTTAATGAGGACTTAAGGTCTCCGCCGCTGTCGGAGGCGAATTGGGGTTTGTTTTATGGGAACACTACGCCGGCTTATCTGCTTCATGTGTCTGGAATTGGGACTTTTTTGGCCAATGATACCACCAATCAGACATACTGCATTGCCATGGATGGGTTTGATTCTAAGACGTTGCAGGCCGCGCTGGATTGGGCGTGTGGACCAGGCCGAGCCAATTGTTCCGAGATTCAGCCTGGAGAGAGTTGTTTCCAGCCTAATAATGTGAAGAACCATGCTTCTTATGCGTTTGATAGCTATTACCAGAAAGAAGGCAAGGCTCAGGGGTCTTGTGACTTCAAAGGAGTGGCTATGATCACCACCACTGATCCCA GTCACGGGAGCTGTATATTTCCTGGAAG CAAGAAAGTGAGCAACAAGACAAAGGAAGTGGTGAACTCTACTATATCAAGCAATGCAGGGGAGAAGTTGAGGTTCAAAACCTTTAACAGCATCAAAATAAGTGCAATTGGCAACATTTTGCACATTTTATTGGCTGCATATCTCCCTACTTTGTTGTTAGTCCTTTTATGA
- the LOC100776602 gene encoding uncharacterized protein LOC100776602, with translation MYMYSSISFSTSVLINPRKIQTLGIPSTTMSWACKKCTFVNPPSQKGECEICFSPASPSASGPSSSSSPPKWSCKACTFLNPYNNPSCEVCGTRCPVLSLSNLTDLNDATDHDSSVGSVFFPLRTCKKRKAIDDDDDSSEVKVKPSDKATDITGDENIDSGKAFKILSYNVWFREDLELHKRMKAIGDLVQFHSPDFICFQEVTPNIYDIFKRSTWWSGYRCSVSSEMDYSRPYFCMVLSKLPVKSFSKKPFSNSIMGRELCIAEVEAARGTSLVIATSHLESPSPGPPKWDQMFSKERVVQANEAINLLKKQPNVVFGGDMNWNDNLDGQYPLQDGWVDAWSQLRPNENGWTYDTKANQMLTGNRTVQKRLDRFICRLTDFKITSVDMIGMEAIPGVSYNKEKKVRKEIKQLVLPILPSDHYGLLLTISSK, from the exons ATGTACATGTActcttcaatttcattttcaacctCTGTTCTCATAAACCCTAGAAAAATTCAAACTCTTGGGATTCCATCAACAACGATGTCTTGGGCATGCAAAAAATGCACCTTTGTGAACCCCCCTTCTCAAAAAGGGGAATGCGAAATCTGCTTTTCCCCTGCGTCCCCGTCGGCATCGGGTCCTTCTTCGTCTTCGTCGCCCCCAAAATGGTCGTGCAAGGCCTGCACTTTCTTAAACCCTTACAACAACCCCTCTTGCGAGGTCTGCGGCACTCGATGCCCCGTTCTCTCCCTTTCTAATCTCACCGACTTGAATGATGCCACCGATCACGATTCTTCTGTGGGTTCTGTTTTCTTCCCTCTTCGAACCTGCAAAAAGAGAAAGGCCATCGACGACGACGACGATTCTTCTGAGGTCAAGGTCAAGCCATCCGATAAAGCTACCGATATCACCGGTGATG AGAATATTGACTCAGGAAAAGCCTTCAAGATATTGAGTTACAATGTTTGGTTCCGGGAAGACTTGGAGTTGCACAAGAGGATGAAGGCTATTGGCGACCTTGTTCAGTTCCATTCCCCTGACTTTATCTGTTTCCAG GAGGTTACTCCCAATATATATGACATTTTCAAGCGATCCACTTGGTGGAGTGGGTATCGTTGCTCAGTTTCTTCTGAGATGGATTATTCAAGACCCTACTTTTGTATGGTG TTAAGCAAACTGCCTGTGAAATCATTCAGCAAGAAGCCCTTCAGCAATTCTATAATGGGAAGAGAACTTTGCATTGCGGAGGTTGAAGCTGCAAGAGGCACGTCATTGGTTATTGCCACAAGCCATCTTGAGAGCCCCAGTCCAGGCCCTCCAAAATGGGATCAGATGTTCAGCAAGGAAAGAGTAGTGCAGGCCAATGAGGCTATAAACCTTCTCAAGAAACAGCCAAATGTTGTTTTTGGAGGTGACATGAACTGGAATGACAACCTGGATGGTCAATATCCTCTACAAGATGGATGGGTTGATGCCTGGTCTCAACTAAGGCCAAATGAAAATGGTTGGACTTATGACACCAAGGCAAACCAGATGTTGACAGGCAACCGTACTGTGCAAAAGCGATTGGATCGCTTTATTTGCCGTTTAACTGATTTTAAGATAACCAGTGTTGACATGATTGGGATGGAAGCAATACCTGGTGTTTCatacaacaaagaaaagaaagtacgAAAGGAGATAAAACAACTGGTACTCCCTATTTTGCCTAGTGATCACTATGGCCTGCTTTTGACAATTTCTAGTAAGTAA